The Arachis hypogaea cultivar Tifrunner chromosome 16, arahy.Tifrunner.gnm2.J5K5, whole genome shotgun sequence genome contains a region encoding:
- the LOC140180296 gene encoding uncharacterized protein, whose amino-acid sequence MADNENPQSTQAELLAQITELQAEVWRLAIDKAIRPVAQKKRNLGEEKKQAALEETKKLLNAGFIREIRFTTWLSNVVMVRKNSVDNASGFKSLSFMDAYSGYNQILMHPEDQSKTAFITEHGNFCYKAMPFGLKNAWATYQRLMDKVFRQQIGRNMEIYVDDMVAKTSAQGSHCDDLLEVFNQVRAYNMRLNPDKCAFGVQGEKFLGFMLTSRGIEANPEKLSNHAISSSLVIETGKKQNPVYFISRVLQPTETRYPKIEQLALALITTARRLRHYFQSYTIIVRTDQPLRQILTRLELAGRLIKWSVELSEFDIQYESRKTLKSQVLADFVSEMTNETQPTEASWSIHVDGASNREGSGAGILLKEGDKVIAEQSLQFRFNASNNQAEYEALLAGLKLAQQLKIPRITIYCDSSLVVHQIKGEYQVQDWRTPFLDYINTGAIPNEEPNLPLFRRRASFYIVVGNTLYRRGHSQPLLKCISKDEAEEVMAETHEGVCGNHVGGRALAAKILRTEYYWSTIKETYLKSQGSDNCQKHATVSGIPAEKLHTIEGSKKKLSEAKGEWADLIPEILWSYNTTIQSATGETPFKMVYGAEALIPLEVSIPTIRTEFYNQQNNLQARTTELDLVEEERDILTIRQRAMKMFIE is encoded by the exons ATGGCTGACAATGAGAACCCTCAATCCACACAAGCTGAGCTCCTAGCTCAAATCACTGAACTTCAGGCAGAAGTGTGGAGGTTAGCAATTGACAAAGCAATCCGACCAGTGGCgcaaaagaaaagaaacctcGGAGAAGAGAAAAAACAAGCAGCACTAGAAGAAACCAAGAAACTCCTCAACGCAGGTTTCATCAGAGAGATCCGCTTCACCACATGGCTCTCaaatgtggtaatggtaaggaaaaACTCAG TTGATAATGCTTCCGGTTTCAAAAGcttaagttttatggatgcatactctggttaCAACCAGATTCTAATGCACCCAGAGGACCAAAGCAAAACAGCTTTTATAACAGAACATGGAAATTTTTGTTACAAGGCAATGCCTTTCGGTTTAAAGAATGCATGGGCGACGTATCAAAGACTAATGGACAAAGTATTTCGACAGCAAATAGGTCGGAATATGGAAATTTATGTAGATGATATGGTAGCAAAAACGTCTGCACAAGGTTCACATTGTGACGACTTGTTAGAAGTCTTCAACCAAGTCCGAGCATACAACATGAGGCTCAACCCAGACAAATGTGCCTTTGGAGTTCAAGGAGAAaaattcctcggcttcatgcTAACCTCACGAGGGATAGAAGCAAACCCAGAAAAAT tATCTAACCATGCTATAAGCTCGTCCCTAGTGATTGAAACAGGGAAAAAGCAAAACCCAGTATACTTCATTAGTAGGGTATTACAACCAACAGAAACAAGGTACCCAAAAATAGAACAGCTGGCGTTGGCACTGATCACCACGGCAAGGAGATTACGACACTACTTCCAGAGTTACACAATAATAGTACGAACAGACCAACCCCTAAGGCAGATATTAACCAGACTCGAGCTCGCGGGACGATTAATCAAATGGTCCGTCGAACTCTCTGAGTTCGACATTCAGTACGAATCAAGAAAAACTCTTAAATCACAAGTACTTGCCGACTTTGTATCAGAGATGACTAATGAAACACAACCTACAGAAGCCAGTTGGAGTATACATGTAGATGGAGCTTCAAACAGAGAAGGCAGCGGAGCAGGGATACTGCTAAAAGAAGGAGACAAAGTGATAGCCGAGCAATCACTACAGTTCCGCTTCAACGCAAgtaacaaccaggcagaatatgaggctCTGCTAGCAGGATTGAAACTCGCCCAGCAACTAAAGATACCTCGGATAACGATTTATTGTGACTCTTCACTAGTAGTGCATCAAATCAAGGGCGAGTACCAG GTACAAGATTGGAGAACACCTTTTCTCGATTACATCAACACAGGTGCCATACCAAACGAGGAACCAAACTTGCCGCTCTTTCGAAGAAGAGCAAGCTTCTACATAGTGGTAGGAAACACCCTGTACAGACGAGGACACTCCCAACCACTCCTCAAATGCATCAGCAAGGATGAGGCCGAAGAAGTTATGGCAGAAACACACGAAGGGGTCTGCGGAAACCACGTCGGGGGCCGAGCACTGGCTGCCAAAATATTACGAACAGAGTACTACTGGTCAACGATCAAAGAGACTTATCTCAAAAGTCAAGGCAGCGACAATTGTCAAAAGCACGCCACCGTTTCAGGAATCCCAGCCGAAAAGCTACACACCATAGAG GGTTCAAAGAAAAAGCTCAGTGAGGCCAAGGGCGAGTGGGCCGACCTCATTCCAGAAATCTTGTGGAGTTACAATACTACAATACAATCTGCTACAGGAGAAACTCCCTTCAAGATGGTATATGGTGCAGAGGCACTAATCCCATTGGAGGTCAGCATTCCAACGATAAGGACCGAGTTTTACAATCAACAAAACAACTTGCAGGCCCGAACAACCGAGCTGGACCtcgtagaagaagaaagagacatTTTAACCATAAGGCAACGAGCTATGAAAATGTTCATAGAGTGA